The Aedes albopictus strain Foshan chromosome 1, AalbF5, whole genome shotgun sequence genomic interval AATTCAATAGCCTGAAGGGTGAGCATGAATCGCTCACGACGAAAATCGACTATCTGATGCTGTCACTGAACGAAGACTACGAGGGAAGTGACTTTTCCTCATGGTTCGACAAGATGGACGACCTGAAAGAACGTGTGCGGACACTGAAGGAAGACAAGGATCGTTTAACTGCCATGAACATGAAAATCATGATGGAAAAAGTTGCACTGGAAAAGGACGTCAGTGTCGGCGAAATCAGACTGACGGAGATGAAGGAACAACAAGCCGAATCGGAGAAGAAGCTGAGGCGACTAAACGAGCAGTTGCAGGAAAGCGAAAATTCACTGGCAGAGAAAGACAATGCAGTCAGCTCGTTGGAAAAATTGAAGGCCGATCTCGAGGAGAACATCCAAGGATTGTCTGCTGAACTTCTGGAATCGCAAAGCAAACTGAACGAAATGTCGGAGGACTTCCAATCGTGTGAGGAAACTCTTCGAAATATCAGGGATGAGCTGGAATCTCGTGATCACGAACTGCTATGTGCCAAGAACACCATCGATGAACTCCAAACCAGCGCGGAAAAACAACAAGATGAACTCCAACACATGACACAACTTCAAGAAAAAACTGCAGCCGAACGAGAACAACTGGTTATTCATCTTTCAAAGATTCAGCAGGATTTGAACAGCGAAAGTGATAAGCTAGAAGCGACAACAAAGGAACTTGATGAGGCAAACGATAAAAATCGACAACTCACGCAAGTTCGAGACCGTCTTCTAGAGGAAAAGCTTGCATTGGAAGAAGCACTATCAGAACAACGCAACGAGTTGAACAAAAGTTGCAAAACGGTTCAAAACTTGGAACTGCAAATCAAGAACATGCAGGAAATGTTTGCCAACGAAACCGAGCAatcgaaggaaattcaggaatCACTAAACGCTCAGATCATCGATCAACGCAATCAACTGGATGCGTCACATAAGGAACAGAACATCCTGTCATCAGCAAATCGTTCTCTCCTGGCGGGTCTCGAGTTGATTCAACAGAAAATCAGCCAACTGGAAAGCCAGTATGTGACCAAAATCAACCGTCTCGAAGCGAAGCTCGGAGAATTCGCAGCGCTACTGACGAAACTCTCCGCCTACCAGTTCAAGTTGCGCTTGGAGAAAGCACAACTAGAGGACAACCTCGGCAAGATGATACAGGAGTTCGAAGCACTGCAGACGGAAAACGAAAAACTGATCGAGTCGGAGACGGTGTTGCAGCGGACGATTCAGGAACTGCAGGCTGAAAAAACGGCCGCAGAGGAACGCAGCATCGGTTTGGAAGACCAACTCGCCGAAATGGAAGTGCGACTCGATATGAGTGGCAGCAGAATCAAGGAGCTGGAAGGAAGCTGTGCCGAGCTGGAAGCCGATAAAACAAGACTACTCGGAGACGGAAGCCAGCGCGAGGCGGAGTTGAGGAAACAGCTCGAAGAAGCAGCGGTTTGCAGTGAGCGATTGGAACAAGAGATCAAGCATATGAGCAAATCGCAATCCGATCTTCAACTTCTACTCGATGCCAAGTTGGAACAGTTCAAGTGTGTGTCAGACGAACGTGACGAGATGGAAGTCAAATGTGCGCGACTGGAAGTGGAGTTGAAGGAGTTGCAATCAGATTTGGAGGAGCAGAAACAACTGACGGCCAGCAACTGTGAGGCGAAGGCTTTGCTTGAAACTCAACTGTTGGCGGTTCGCGAAGAGCTGCTTCAACTAGAAGAAGAAAGATCTCGTTTAGAGGAAAATTGTGAGGAGAACCAAGCGGCACTCGAAAAGCACAACAAGGTCATTTCTCGTCTCACTCGCGAGAAGGAACTACTAGAAGAGAAGGTGCAGGAGCTTACAGCGGTTCTAGCAACCGTGCGACAGACCAAATCCGATTTGAAGCAAAAGCTCGAGGAAGAGCAGGAAAAATCCGACGAATTGTCCTGTCAGCTGGAGGATCTGAACTCTAAAATACTGGCCGTGGCAGAAGAACTCGGACGGGTGAGAGAAGAAAAGGAGGAACTACAGAACCGACTGGGCGTCGTGGAAGTCGAGAAACAGGAACTCGAAGAGAGGGTACAAGAGTTGACGGAGGCGATAACGCTGGTGGAAGAAGATCGGGACACGTTGCGCGAAGAGAAATGCCGACTGGGAGCGGAGGTCGAGCGGGTGGATCACGATAAGGGATCATTGGACGAGCAGTGTGGAAAGTTGCTGAAGCAGCTGTCGAAGGAACGCGAGGACGCCGCACAGGCGAAAGCCCTGCTAGAGGAAACGACATGTGTGTTGGGCAAGGAACGTGACGCGCTGCAGGAGAAATTGAAGGTGATCGAAAAGGAGAGAAGTGTTTTGAAGGGTAGCGTTGCGGAATTGGAGGAGACGAAGAAGGGCTTGGAAGCGGTGCTCGGAGAAAAGGGTGTTGTGGAGGGCAAAGTAGTGGAATTGTCAAAGTTGATCGAAGAACTGCGCTCGGAGAAAACGGAACTTGAAGTCGAGAAGGCGAGCTTAAGGGAAGAACAGCAGTCTAATGAGAAGGTGATCGGCGAATTGAAGGAAAACATTTGCGCTCTGGAAGAAACCAAGACACGATTGCAGGAACAAGTTTCGGCAGGTGATGAAGCCAGCACTAAACTGCAGCAAGAATTGGGAGATTTGTCAAAGGCACTTCAGGTGTCCAAAGAGGAGATTGAGACAATGGAGGTCGAGACAAAGAAACTATCATCTGAATTGACTCAGTCGAACGCTGAAATGGAATCGCTTAGCGCAGAGCTTGAACAAACTCACAGCCAACTGCAGGAAGTGCAAGAAGCTTTGAAAACGAAAGAGTGTGAAGCTGCAGTGGTGtctgaaaaacttcttgaaagcGCGAAAGATTTGGAATTGGTTCAACAACGGAAGGAGGAAGAGATTTTGCAAAAGTCGAGGAACATTGAAAGCATTCAAGTCGAGCATCAGGATGTTATGAAGCGTTTACAGCAAGCATTGACTGACAATTCCGAACTTGGAGCCAAGGTTGAAAACCTGACCACAGAACTGAGTGGTCGTTCGGCGGAGCTGGATGCAAAAAAGCAAGAGGTTGAAGAGAAGGAACAAAACATTCGATCGGCAACCGAGCTGTTGATTGCTTCGCAAGCCAAGGCGGCTGAACTGAGTTCGACCGTCGATCAACTCAACGTCGCTAAGGTTTCTCTCGAAACGCAGCTGCAAAAAGTGCAAAACGACTTGGACAGTGAACGAAAGCTCTGCTCATCGAAGAAGCTGCAAGTGCAAGAACTCAAAGCCAGCCTTGGTGAAATCAACGAATCGAAGAATTGCCTTGAACACGAACTGCAACAACTGGAAGCTGAAAGATTGAATGCCGAATCCGCCAACCAACAGCTCATCCAGCAATTATCCGACTTGAAATCGCAAGTAGCCAAACAGCAGACCGCTATCGATGCGAAGGACACGGAAATACATCAACTGACCGAAGGACTGGAAAAGGTCAAACGTATTCAGTCGCAGCTGGAGGAGAAGGTGACTGATTTCGAGTCGGTTGTCACCGAGAAGGACGAAATCGAAGCGCAGTTGGTCGGGCTGCAGCACGAGTTGGAGTTGGTTCGGGATGATAAGCGGAAGATCGAGACCGAGCTGGAGACGGTCAAGGAGGAGAAAGCCGACGTGGACCGACGGTTGATACAGCAGCTGCAGGACTACGATACGGTGAACGAAGCTTATCTGAATGAACGGGACTGCAACAAGGAGCTTGTGGTGAAGCAGCAGGAGTTGACGGGGAAACTTCAAGAGGTGGTTGAAGAGAATGCCCGGTTGGTGCAGGGCCAGGAAAGTTCCAAATCTATGTTGGCAGCTAAGGAGAAACGGTTGGTGGAACAAGAGAAGCAGGTGGAGAAGTTGAAGCGCGAAATGGAGAACTTGTTCGGAAAGAATCAGCAGATGGATTCGTTGACGCACGATTTCATGCAGCTGAAGGTGGAGAAGTCTGAGTTGGAAGCCGAGAAGGAAGAGCTGAACGAAGCCATCGAACAGAAGGAGATCGAGGAGAAGGCGATGCAGGAGAGTATGAATCATCTGAAAGAGAGTCTGAAGGTGAAACAACAAGAGCTGGACTCGCTTCATTCGGACGTGGCGACTCTGAAGGAGACGTTGCATACGATGAAGATAGAAAACAGTAAGTTGAAATCGACGCACGAGTTGCAGCAAACGAAGATGCTGAACTTGGAACTGAAGAATAGCGAACAAAGCAAGAAGATCGAGAAATTAGAGGAGTCATTGAATAAGACTGAGATCAGCCACCTGGAGGACAACTCGAAGGCATCTACACTGCTGAAGAAACTGGAAATGTACAAAGAGTACGAGATGAAGATGAAGGAACTGGAAGAGCTGCATCAGAAGGAACGTGAGATCAACAAAACCTGCATGGGGGATATTGACATACTGCGGGCAAAACTGATCAAGCACCGGCAGATAACCGAAGACAAAGAACAGGAGTGGAAGCAGGAACGGTTGGCGCTGGAACAGAAGGTTCGGGACGCGCATAAGGATGCCGAGGTTAAGATGAGGGAGACCCGAATCGAGTACGAAGCCAAACTGGAGAAGATGAAGGATAAAATGGTGAGTACTTTCCACTTTGCTTTTTTTGTTCATATGTGTCAGTCCTTTGTGTCCATTCCATACTAGAGACAATAGTAGTAATCATTGAACATCTGGAGTCTGTTTAGTCATCAATCCCATTGAATTGCACTTTCATTGCATGATAGTTTTACGAGGTTTCTTTGAACCGCCACGCGGAACTTTGCACTAACGCTCACGTCTTCCTTTGGCGCTCCTTCTCTCTCTTTCTTCCAGATGGTTCAATCTACTATTGTGTCTAGTACTTGTGATGATCCTCCCATGATAAGGGATGCCTCCTCACCGGAAACGGTATCGCAAACTGCTGCAACCGAACCGGTTGCACCGGTTGAGCAAAAAACACCAGTCCGCGCTGCTGTTATGATGGAAGTGAGAGCATCCAGCGGTAGCAGCAACAGCGGTGGAAGCCGTTGGAAGCGAGCGTTTTTCAAGATCATAAAGTATCCTCTGATGATACTGATCGTGAACGTACTGCTGATCGGGTACATTAAGCGAACGCTGAGCGAGGCCGATCTGGAGATTAACTTTAAGCCGGGTGTACCACCGTTCCACTGACGCGGGAGTGACGAGAAATTGTACAAATAACTAGTGTTTTGTATATTTATTGCATGACTGAGAATTTactgttttaaaaattttataggaATGATTTTTAATGTTATATACAATAAATATGAAGTTTTTTGCATGTGAATTGTTGTTTAATAAGTGGTTCACTTCCCGGATTAAACCCAGTTTCAATATGTGCCCATACTGCTGTTCATGGGTCAATGAAATTCACGGTGAACAGTTGTATAGCCATTTCCACATAATAGGGGATTCATCGATTCTTCAGAAACCTGATTGATATCTCGATTTTATCAACTTTTGGGGTCCTATTTGTTCCATGCGCTTTTATACAATCGACCTAACGTATGGCAAAACTTCAGCGCTCTTATTGCTTAGTTTAGCCTTATTAGTCTTAGCTCAGAGGATATAAAGAACAATACTCGTTGTTTCGAACTTTTTACCAAGTTTAACACATTATCACattatccgttttttttttgtttggttccTTCGCAGAAATCGTTACTGAACGATGAACTACAGAAGACCAGATCCAAGTACGAGAAGGAATATCTGGACCTCAagcaggaaattcaggaagaacAGAAAAAGGTAATACTCAAACAACTTTCAGGATCGTTGCGGCATTATCATCAATCTCTTTTTCCTTGCAAACAGTTCACCAAAATGGAAATGAAAGCCGTCAAACTGGAACAGCAGTTAGCCGATATGAAGGACTTGCGGAAAGAGTACGAGTTCGTGTCGTCCAGGTTGCGCGTCATGGAGCAAATCCAGAAAGAGCGCAAATCGCTCATGCCACCGCCCCCAGGAGACCACCTTCGTAAGTACCATTCTACCTATTCCAACATTGAAAAccatttcgaaaggaattcactCAAAAAGCATCAACTGATCGCCACCCTCTTGTCCCAGGTTCCAACCTCAAGATGGAGGACGAAGAGGGCGAACTGTTCAACAACACCTACCTGACGGATCTGAAGTACGGCCGTGGGTCGCCGCCACTTGCCGGCCGCGAGTCGATCCGGATGTCGGAAATTCAGCAGCGTAACTCGATGGTTCCGCCGCACCTCAAGGACAGCTACATGGTGCAGTACGTCGATGGGAACCTGACGGACGACGACAATCGAGTAAGTAGTAGacagccggcggcggcggcggtaccGATCGACCGCAAACGTTGTTGTCACGTTATCTTAGAGGAAGAAGACGAATCAGCCGGCAGCGGTTCTGCTTGATTCGGGAACGAGTTAAGTTGGTATCTGTGAAATGTGTGCGTCTGTGTGTGTGTTCGCGTGCATTGGCGTTTGCATTATGAACGGATTACCATCGCAATTCAATGAGAGATTTGTGATAGCTAGTCATTGCACTTGGTGGTCATCGGCGCAGTCTTGAACCGCGCACTATCGAAACttacataaaacctccgcatagcCTTTCGATTCATACATTCCCGCGCTTCTGCAATCTCACTCTCTTCGTACTCTCTCTCCTGCTCTTGATTCAGGTTCCGTCCATATAGGTTTCcctaaatattcttcaacattgtTCTAGTTTTCCAGTTTCTTTTGATTACTGACTTTGTAATCCTGCCTTTGCTAACGCCAATGTTTGTATTTCCGTCTGTTCTGTGTGtcgtatgtctgtatgtgtgtaaagTCCTTTGTGCTTCGCTTCCCGTCGGTTGATTCGTCCATCTCATATTTGAATATCCCACGTCATTCCCCGCAATACAGGATCTCGCCGCCGGTAACTTGGACGACAGCAGTACGAGCTTGATTTCACGTAGGAAACTAGGAGGAACAACCTCCTACAAACGACCGGGACCACCGACCCCGAGCAAGAAAGCTGGTCGCCGCTCGTTCGGTGGATCGCTACCGACCAGCGACTTCCAGTacaaggaaattctcaaggacagCAGCAATGGATCGTCGTCCGCCAGTGGTCCCTTCGGAGGCCGTCTGAGCTTCGGTGGGCGGAAGAGCAACGTGGAGCCATCGTCGGCGCCAACCGCCGCCGGCAACAGCAGTGGCAGCATTGCTGAGCTGAACGCCCGCCGGAAGACCCCCGGCAAGTTCAAGCAGATGATCAGCTCGTCGAACCTGTTCCACTCGCTGCAACCGCAGCCGAAGGACGAGGTAGATAAAGACAAAAAGTTTTTTCCTTTCTATATCTAGATATGgatgatggggggggggggggggggggggtggtccccTTAAAGGGAGGGATGGCAACAGTGGATGGAATCTCGTTGCTATTAATATTGTTCTGCTTGTGTTGTGTATGTTATGTGCATGATCTCCGAGGAACTTACTAATCCGTCCGTACGTTTCTTTCTCTTACCCTCTGTAGGTTACTTTGCTCAACATAAGCTGGCATTTCGATGAGCGACGAAAACGGCACTATGTTGTTACTACGCCtgtaaagtagatttttttagttctgaaaacttttttcaagttTTTGCTAACATTATACAGTTATCGTATTGTAGTTATCATGTTTATATTTATTAATTGTTTATTGTTTTTGTTAACGTATATCTACGTTATATACCTactgaaaaaataagaaaatgaatTACTTTTCAATCCAGTGAAATTGTTTAGTAATCCTCGGATAAACCCAAAAACTTTATTACAAttattggaggaaaccctggaggcacTCCTAAACAAATTGTTGAacaaatcctttgaagaatttccagaggaatttttgaaggaatccctcaataaGTCTCCGATAAAGTCCATGGAAGAATtaataggaatctctgaaggaataccttgcAGGAACTCTTTGGGacatccttcaagtaattcataAATGCatacctggggaattcctgaacgagttcatggatgaattcctgaaggatttcttggagaaactttagcAGGAATTCTCTTTAAGAAACTTTGGCTCGGAATACGTTGACGAACGTTGGGAGTTTGAACACGAATAAGTTGGTAAAAAAAGGGTTAAGTATACTGTtcattttaattccactaagaatttgcatcctttgacggatacgtatttcgacctcaactgtaagatcgtcttcagtgcctcgtacttgactcgactcgacttgCTTGGCTTCCTGCTTGTCCGATCTGCCATAAAGACTACTCCGTTTTCTGTAGCTGCATTCGCTTCATTATCCCATTCCTGCCTACAGTATCTCTTGGTATGGCCACGTTTTCCGCATTTGTGCATCTCCTTTGAAACTTCTTGGCATCGAGGGCTTGAGCTTGATCCAATCTATCTGCCAACAGACGGATACAGTTCCGTTTGTTTTATCTCTTCAGGCAGTATTCCGAGGGCGGTCACCAACGGATCAAATGAATCGGGTAGAGTCTGGAACAAGGAAATTACCGCATCCGCTTCATCAATCTTAGTACCGGCTGTCTTCAATATCTTCGATGATATCCTCGAATACCAGCAGATGGACTTGCACGGACTTCCCTTCCTCCAGCTTCAAGCGCTTCAACTGCTTCCGCAGTAGATTTTGAGTTGTCTTGTTCTACAGCAACTTCCAGGAGATTCTCCGTCAAAGTCTTAAGCACTCCAACAGAATCCAGGAACATTTTCACCGTGTTACTCTAATTTTGGAAGCCTTGTCCACCATCGAATTGAGGTATTCCGAGCGTCGATTCACCTATTGAGGACCCATAACCTTTTGAGGAACGATGGCTCGGAAAACGTTGACGAACGTAGGGAACAAACGTTTGAACACGAACAAGTTGGCTTTATTTGTAAAATACGTCTGTACAACTTAAGGGTTGGATTGGGATCAAAGagcttgaaaaaaaataacaacgaCCGGTAACCAGGTATTCAGGGGTGTATCCAGGTTGAACTAGCAAGTGCGATTGTCTACTATGCTGACACttctgaaagattccctggagaaattcttgatgaaatccctgGGTGCATTTCTGGACAActccctagaagaattcataCATAAATCGCTAATAGAAACGATGCAAAAGTCCGTTgaggaatttcgaaaagaattcggagaggaatttctgaaagaattccgagaggaattcctgaagcaatccagaagaatttcctggagtagttcggaaggaattcctgagagaatttcatgataaatttctaaaagaataacaggagagattcctgaagaaatcctagaatgaatctcaggaggagttcctgtagaaatcttagaaggaattcctaaaggaattacaggaaggagcaattcttaaaggaatccctggaggaattcctagaggacttcctggagaaattctcgaaggaatcccaccagaaattcctgcagaaggcccaggagaatttcttaaaggaatccctagaggaattcctgaaggaatccgagcaggtattcctgaaggatcgcaagagaaattcctagctattcttgtaggaatgctatgaagaattcctgaaagaatcccagaagaaattcctgaagaaatcccagaaagaatttccgaagaaatcattgaaggaatcgtaggagaaatacctcaaagaatcgcaaaataattcctgaaggatggaatcccaggaggaattccaggaaggaatcccaggaggaattcctggaaggaatcccagcagaaattcctggaaggaatcccagcagaaattcctggaaggaatcccaggaggaattcctggaaggaatcccaggaggaattcctggaaggaatcccaggagtaattcctggaagcaatcccataagtaattcctagaaggaatcccaggaggaattcctggaaggaatcccaagaggaattcctggaaggaatcccaagaggaattcctggaagaaatcccaagaggaattcctggaaggaatcccaagaggaattcctggaaggaatcccaagaggaattcctggaaggaatcccaagaggaattcctggaaggaatcccaagaggaatttctgaaaggaatcccaggaggaattcctggaaggaatcccaggaggaattgctgaaaggaatcccaggaggaattcctgaatggaatcccaggaggaattcctggaaggaatcccaggaggaattcctggaagtaatcctaaggagaattcctgaaaggaatcccaggaggaattcctgaaaggaatcccgggaggaattccttgaaggaatcccaggaggaattcttggaaagaattccaggaggaatttctggaaggaatcccaggaggaattactggaaggaatcccaggaggaattcctggaaggaatcccaggaggaattcctggaaggaatcccaggaggaattcctggaaggaatcccaggaggaattcctggaaggaatcccaggaggaactcctggaaggaatcccaggaggaactcctggaaggaatcccaggaggaattcctggaaggaatcccaggaggaattcctggaaggaatcccaggaggaattcctggaaggaatcacaggaggaaatcctggaaggaatcccaggaggaattcctggaaggaatcccaggtggaactcctgaaaggaatcccaggaggaactcctggaaggaatcccaggaggaactcctggaaggaatcccaggaggaactcctggaaggaatcccaggaggaactcctggaaggaatcccaggaggaactcctggaaggaatcccaggaggaactcctggaaggaatcccaggaggaactcctggaaggaatcccaggaggaactcctggaaggaatcccaggaggaactcctggaaggaatcccaggaggaactcctggaaggaatcccaggaggaactcctggaaggaatcccaggaggaactcctggaaggaatcccaggaggaactcctggaaggaatcccaggaggaactcctggaaggaatcccaggaggaactcctggaaggaatcccaggaggaactcctggaaggaatcccaggaggaactcctggaaggaatcccaggaggaactcctggaaggaatcccaggaggaactcctggaaggaatcccaggaggaactcctggaaggaatcccaggaggaactcctggaaggaatcccaggaggaactcctggaaggaatcccaggaggaactcctggaaggaatcccaggaggaactcctggaaggaatcccaggaggaactcctggaaggaatcccaggaggaactcctggaaggaatcccaggaggaactcctggaaggaatcccaggaggaactcctggaaggaatcccaggaggaactcctggaaggaatcccaggaggaactcctggaaggaatcccaggaggaactcctggaaggaatcccaggaggaactcctggaaggaatcccaggaggaactcctggaaggaatcccaggaggaactcctggaaggaatcccaggaggaactcctggaaggaatcccaggaggaactcctggaaggaatcccaggaggaactcctggaaggaatcccaggaggaactcctggaaggaatcccaggaggaactcctggaaggaatcccaggaggaattcctgagggagtcacaggaggaattcctgaagatatcacaggagcaattcctgaagttatcaccttagaaattattcaagaaacgAATTCCggcgggaattcctagaggaattcttgaagaatttcgggatgaattcatctaggaatcacgggggaattcctaaaggaattcttggataaatcccaggaggaatttttgaaggattcccgggaggaattcctgaagagatcctggaagaaattcttcaaggtataacaagagaaattccttaagaaatgacagatgtaattcctggaagaatcccaagaggaaatcctgaagaaatttcaccagaagttcttgaaggaaacccaaaagtattccggaaggaatcctaaagaaattcatgatgTAATCgaagagaaattccgaaagaaatcctcaggaacttctgaaaaaatcgcagaggaaattctgaaggaatttcgggagacatTCCTCTAATTATACCTAGTagataaatatatttatataatTTATATATTTCATCAATTCTGATGAAATATGAAATTCAAAGTCTTCGTTGAAAGCATGCATCTTGACATTTTTTAATAAGTGTCACTTCTATTTGTCTGTAGTTTTACCTAAATTACTCTACATAACAATGCCGTTCCTATATAACAGAAAAATACtccttggaaagatctcaccaaatcaACTGAAAATTTGGAAGAGACTGTTTCTCTTGATTGCTGCATGCCTCAATACGATGTTGATTGCATGCCTAACAGCTTAACATACACAAATCGACCTAGTCATCCGTCTAACATTCCCATCAATTATTCCGCTCAAATCCAAAGACGCCCAAACGAGGTGACCTGCCGCTGATTCGCCATCCGCTCATCACCAAAATCAATTCTACCCAGGGCAACACCGTTGACTCCGGAAGTTCCGACCTGGACGATCGACGACTTCGAAACCGCAAATCAAAACTCGCCTCGTCAACGGCAGCCGACGACAAAACACGCAAGACCCACCGAAACCACCACTTCCGGAAGACCATAACCCGGTTCGACACGAATCGTCGCCTCAACAGTGCAAACACTAGCACTAGTAGTGACAGCGCAGGAAGCAGTCCACAGTCTAGCACGGTAGCACCCAGTGAGGATCCTTTCGGAGGGTTCTCCTACGAGGCCACTCCCGATCGGATCCGCAAAATCGACATTAATACGATAGCCGTTTTCGG includes:
- the LOC109406965 gene encoding putative leucine-rich repeat-containing protein DDB_G0290503 isoform X3; amino-acid sequence: MDGLRWSRVLLQWVKDSHLIPCECDSIEQCSVEEFYRQFRSRIQQTVSLPEEDIISFLKVHFPHYELYLTETGQIAAPDHFYIFSLLLFFSCVRHPERFFQQICNGFDKPQQYAVTAFLKSMLEGAHLRKEIDRMMIRRAIQDAMPQTMLPPDTPPSSSSQQPSSVQRESARLSLPSRLASSVSSGGDMVDGSPLRLGRQPPKISPPTPKTIILDERTKQLKELKAQLEAERYEKGYLEVQLKQLQDKNEKFLEDKRKYVKEIRELRTELQACNLENESPNKQRGLDHKVARIERLLAEKEEALDRLKIELETVAENNRNSTEMINYRNVQIVKLKDQIQELENSLGSLSECIAEKDEVIKYLRENNEELQRFIDECRFKQNGPLPENLNTSFDGMMELSSGGSSNGTGKSYSITPENMAQAVVDVQLKEKEAENCLLKRSLEMIEQEKVRVSGMVGSFFRLYGDVVGALPYGSANPQDVGFVEKMNIFKACYESLFVELGKFKEAKEMLEAKSDALEEDVKMVKAELLARTEVLQKLERHSVDIEMQLELVRKTASEYQRKNAAMNEDLNRQKRDLLKLISEKDTLSQQNLTLNVEFNSLKGEHESLTTKIDYLMLSLNEDYEGSDFSSWFDKMDDLKERVRTLKEDKDRLTAMNMKIMMEKVALEKDVSVGEIRLTEMKEQQAESEKKLRRLNEQLQESENSLAEKDNAVSSLEKLKADLEENIQGLSAELLESQSKLNEMSEDFQSCEETLRNIRDELESRDHELLCAKNTIDELQTSAEKQQDELQHMTQLQEKTAAEREQLVIHLSKIQQDLNSESDKLEATTKELDEANDKNRQLTQVRDRLLEEKLALEEALSEQRNELNKSCKTVQNLELQIKNMQEMFANETEQSKEIQESLNAQIIDQRNQLDASHKEQNILSSANRSLLAGLELIQQKISQLESQYVTKINRLEAKLGEFAALLTKLSAYQFKLRLEKAQLEDNLGKMIQEFEALQTENEKLIESETVLQRTIQELQAEKTAAEERSIGLEDQLAEMEVRLDMSGSRIKELEGSCAELEADKTRLLGDGSQREAELRKQLEEAAVCSERLEQEIKHMSKSQSDLQLLLDAKLEQFKCVSDERDEMEVKCARLEVELKELQSDLEEQKQLTASNCEAKALLETQLLAVREELLQLEEERSRLEENCEENQAALEKHNKVISRLTREKELLEEKVQELTAVLATVRQTKSDLKQKLEEEQEKSDELSCQLEDLNSKILAVAEELGRVREEKEELQNRLGVVEVEKQELEERVQELTEAITLVEEDRDTLREEKCRLGAEVERVDHDKGSLDEQCGKLLKQLSKEREDAAQAKALLEETTCVLGKERDALQEKLKVIEKERSVLKGSVAELEETKKGLEAVLGEKGVVEGKVVELSKLIEELRSEKTELEVEKASLREEQQSNEKVIGELKENICALEETKTRLQEQVSAGDEASTKLQQELGDLSKALQVSKEEIETMEVETKKLSSELTQSNAEMESLSAELEQTHSQLQEVQEALKTKECEAAVVSEKLLESAKDLELVQQRKEEEILQKSRNIESIQVEHQDVMKRLQQALTDNSELGAKVENLTTELSGRSAELDAKKQEVEEKEQNIRSATELLIASQAKAAELSSTVDQLNVAKVSLETQLQKVQNDLDSERKLCSSKKLQVQELKASLGEINESKNCLEHELQQLEAERLNAESANQQLIQQLSDLKSQVAKQQTAIDAKDTEIHQLTEGLEKVKRIQSQLEEKVTDFESVVTEKDEIEAQLVGLQHELELVRDDKRKIETELETVKEEKADVDRRLIQQLQDYDTVNEAYLNERDCNKELVVKQQELTGKLQEVVEENARLVQGQESSKSMLAAKEKRLVEQEKQVEKLKREMENLFGKNQQMDSLTHDFMQLKVEKSELEAEKEELNEAIEQKEIEEKAMQESMNHLKESLKVKQQELDSLHSDVATLKETLHTMKIENSKLKSTHELQQTKMLNLELKNSEQSKKIEKLEESLNKTEISHLEDNSKASTLLKKLEMYKEYEMKMKELEELHQKEREINKTCMGDIDILRAKLIKHRQITEDKEQEWKQERLALEQKVRDAHKDAEVKMRETRIEYEAKLEKMKDKMKSLLNDELQKTRSKYEKEYLDLKQEIQEEQKKFTKMEMKAVKLEQQLADMKDLRKEYEFVSSRLRVMEQIQKERKSLMPPPPGDHLRSNLKMEDEEGELFNNTYLTDLKYGRGSPPLAGRESIRMSEIQQRNSMVPPHLKDSYMVQYVDGNLTDDDNRDLAAGNLDDSSTSLISRRKLGGTTSYKRPGPPTPSKKAGRRSFGGSLPTSDFQYKEILKDSSNGSSSASGPFGGRLSFGGRKSNVEPSSAPTAAGNSSGSIAELNARRKTPGKFKQMISSSNLFHSLQPQPKDENTPPRRRLGLFQKHHYRK